A window of the Diabrotica undecimpunctata isolate CICGRU chromosome 1, icDiaUnde3, whole genome shotgun sequence genome harbors these coding sequences:
- the LOC140449007 gene encoding polypeptide N-acetylgalactosaminyltransferase 3-like: MFAGIRRRLKKTLPMILFVILTVIFLVRIYFNGKENEIHPKHILRKKYQEEYVDRHGVRVVVGHYRGNIAHNIPEASNETINKNNFDPVPNAGKNGQPLVVDNKDFVKTQQLYQINQFNLMASDKIPLNRSLPDFRRKRCTMLFEDYLTYPKTSIIIVFHNEAWSTLLRTVWSVINRSPKELVQEIILVDDASEREFLKKPLDDYIKTLPIKTIIIRSSTRVGLIKARLKGARVAEGEVLTFLDAHCECTQGWLEPLLSVINKDKKTVICPTIDIINHDTFAYVKSFELHWGAFNWNLQFRWYTLGGTELKLRQKDITQPFNSPAMAGGLFAMDKKMFFEFGSYDEDMKIWGGENLEMSFRIWQCGGKIQISPCSRVGHVFRKSSPYSFPGGLEKTLYTNLARVALVWLDDWSSFFFKYNEQSRKVRDDQNVTARLELRKRLNCNSFDWYLNNVWPQHFFPRNDRFFGKIKNVGKNMCLVKPDQKHLMNQPMGIATVDLCLSDDVEIEMFVMTKDGFIMTDDSICLDGPEKPKTGLMKVRIVACHGSSRQKWEYDKKTNEIRHVSNSKCLDVRNSTKFAQELVLNECDRSNNQQWRLESVPWK; encoded by the exons GAAAAAATACCAAGAAGAATACGTCGATAGGCACGGAGTACGCGTAGTAGTAGGTCACTATAGAGGAAACATCGCCCACAACATTCCAGAAGCTTCTAACGaaactatcaacaaaaataacTTCGATCCAGTACCAAATGCTGGCAAAAACGGACAACCTTTGGTAGTAGACAACAAAGATTTCGTAAAAACGCAGCAGTTGTATCAGATCAACCAATTTAATTTAATGGCTAGTGATAAAATACCACTAAACAGGAGTTTGCCTGATTTTAGGAGGAAGAG ATGCACCATGTTGTTTGAAGACTACTTGACATACCCAAAAACAAGTATCATCATTGTTTTTCACAATGAAGCATGGTCTACTTTGTTACGAACGGTATGGAGTGTCATCAATCGATCTCCTAAAGAATTAGTTCAGGAAATCATACTAGTTGATGATGCCAGCGAAAGAG aattcttaaaaaagcCCCTAGACGACTATATCAAAACACTACCAATAAAAACAATCATCATACGCAGTTCAACCAGAGTAGGTCTCATCAAGGCTAGATTAAAAGGTGCCAGAGTAGCCGAAGGTgaagttttaacatttttagacgCTCACTGTGAATGTACCCAAGGTTGGTTAGAGCCACTGCTGTCTGTGATAAATAAAGATAAGAAGACTGTCATTTGCCCTACTATAGATATTATTAACCATGATACGTTTGCGTATGTTAAGAGTTTCGAGTTGCACTGGGGTGCCTTTAACTGGAATCTTCAGTTTAG GTGGTACACGCTTGGAGGAACAGAGCTGAAACTACGCCAAAAAGACATCACTCAACCATTTAACTCTCCAGCTATGGCTGGAGGACTCTTCGCCATGGACAAGAAGATGTTCTTCGAGTTTGGATCTTACGATGAAGATATGAAAATCTGGGGAGGGGAAAACTTGGAAATGTCGTTCAGAATCTGGCAGTGTGGTGGAAAGATTCAAATATCGCCTTGTTCTCGAGTAGGACACGTATTTAGGAAGTCTTCTCCGTATTCCTTTCCGGGTGGTCTGGAGAAAACTCTGTATACAAATTTGGCTAGAGTAGCGTTGGTGTGGTTGGACGACTGGTCCAGCTTTTTTTTCAAATACAATGAACAGTCCAG AAAGGTAAGAGATGATCAAAACGTGACAGCCAGATTGGAGTTAAGGAAAAGACTGAATTGTAATTCATTCGATTGGTACTTAAACAACGTTTGGCCGCAGCATTTCTTTCCTAGGAATGATAGATTCTTTGGGAAAATAAAGAATGTAGGAAAGAATATGTGTCTAGTGAAACCAGATCAAAAGCATCTAATGAATCAACCGATGGGCATAGCAACTGTGGACCT ATGCCTCTCTGACGACGTGGAGATTGAAATGTTCGTAATGACCAAAGACGGGTTTATAATGACCGATGATTCGATTTGTCTTGATGGTCCAGAAAAACCTAAAACCGGACTTATGAAAGTCAGAATTGTTGCCTGTCACGGTTCTAGCAGGCAGAAGTGGGAATATGATAAAAAG ACTAATGAAATTCGCCACGTATCTAATAGCAAATGTCTAGACGTAAGAAACTCCACAAAATTTGCTCAAGAACTCGTCTTAAATGAATGTGATAGAAGTAATAATCAACAATGGAGGTTAGAATCAGTGCCTTGGAAATAA